A DNA window from Hydrogenophaga taeniospiralis contains the following coding sequences:
- a CDS encoding Rieske (2Fe-2S) protein, which yields MRLCHLSELPEGAARGFDPQRSGQDSLFIVRQGERLFAWADRCPHHGTHMAWRKDAYLNAAGDRIVCGAHGAQFAIDTGLCTLGPCLGDSLTPAPLLIHNNGEVHLAHNPRQETTT from the coding sequence ATGCGGCTGTGCCACCTGAGCGAGCTGCCCGAGGGCGCGGCGCGGGGCTTTGACCCGCAGCGCAGCGGGCAGGACTCGCTGTTCATCGTGCGCCAGGGCGAACGGCTGTTCGCCTGGGCCGACCGCTGCCCGCACCACGGCACGCACATGGCCTGGCGCAAGGACGCCTACCTCAACGCCGCGGGCGACCGCATCGTCTGTGGCGCGCACGGCGCGCAATTTGCCATCGACACCGGACTGTGCACACTGGGTCCCTGCCTGGGGGATTCGCTCACGCCGGCCCCTTTGCTGATTCACAACAACGGCGAGGTGCACCTCGCCCACAACCCCCGTCAGGAGACAACAACATGA
- a CDS encoding MFS transporter, whose translation MNPRSTSTFGHVALIVAHCAGMVDLVALPVWVGTLIQHYQLDPQQAGGLATLFLIGAVVSSVFLASRFQRVKGRWVAAGGYALAAACFGTLSQPQDTTTMAVLHAVGGLAAGAALSVTHGTIARSVNPHLKFAIVGIGLGVFAVLFLGASPKVIEAAGGFMLFAIFGAVMLLASLVCAAGFPEPEREATAVDAPVAHIPRAVWFGIVGISAMALVQSMTFSFLERVGSDRGYSLTLITGVLVVLGMVNLLPAALAAMLEKRWHARRVLLAGPVIQALLAAVIMNAPSFYAYAASASVFAAVMIFTHTFAFGLMARLEPSGRAMAATPAMLMVGAAIGPVLGGTLVKSAGYGSLGLAAVLIGGLAVYCMSRLPGQAPAVLTGAAA comes from the coding sequence ATGAACCCCCGTTCCACAAGCACGTTCGGCCATGTGGCCCTGATCGTGGCGCACTGTGCCGGCATGGTCGATCTGGTGGCGCTGCCGGTCTGGGTCGGCACACTCATCCAGCACTACCAGCTCGACCCGCAGCAGGCCGGCGGCCTGGCCACGCTGTTCCTGATCGGCGCGGTGGTATCCAGCGTCTTCCTGGCCTCGCGTTTCCAGCGCGTGAAGGGGCGCTGGGTGGCGGCCGGCGGTTATGCGCTGGCGGCCGCCTGCTTCGGCACGCTGTCGCAGCCGCAGGACACCACCACCATGGCGGTGTTGCACGCGGTCGGTGGCCTGGCCGCCGGGGCCGCGCTGAGCGTCACCCACGGCACCATCGCGCGCAGTGTCAACCCACACCTGAAGTTCGCCATCGTGGGCATCGGCCTGGGGGTGTTCGCGGTGCTGTTCCTCGGCGCCTCACCCAAGGTGATCGAGGCGGCCGGTGGCTTCATGCTGTTCGCCATCTTTGGTGCGGTGATGCTGCTGGCTTCGTTGGTCTGCGCGGCAGGCTTTCCCGAGCCCGAGCGCGAGGCCACGGCGGTGGACGCACCGGTCGCGCACATTCCCCGCGCGGTCTGGTTCGGCATCGTGGGCATCAGCGCCATGGCCCTGGTGCAGTCGATGACCTTCAGTTTCCTGGAGCGTGTCGGGTCGGACCGTGGCTACAGCCTGACCCTGATCACGGGCGTGCTGGTGGTGTTGGGCATGGTCAACCTGCTGCCCGCGGCGCTGGCGGCGATGCTGGAAAAACGCTGGCATGCGCGCCGCGTGCTGCTGGCCGGCCCGGTGATCCAGGCGCTGCTGGCGGCGGTGATCATGAACGCGCCCAGCTTCTACGCCTACGCCGCATCGGCCTCGGTGTTCGCCGCCGTGATGATCTTCACCCACACCTTCGCCTTCGGCCTGATGGCGCGGCTCGAACCCAGTGGGCGCGCGATGGCCGCCACGCCCGCGATGCTGATGGTCGGCGCGGCCATCGGGCCGGTGCTGGGGGGCACGCTGGTGAAGTCGGCCGGCTACGGCAGCCTGGGTCTGGCGGCGGTGTTGATTGGTGGTCTGGCCGTTTACTGCATGTCCCGCCTGCCGGGGCAGGCACCTGCGGTCCTGACCGGGGCTGCCGCATGA
- a CDS encoding alpha/beta hydrolase family protein, whose translation MFKYFPTNYVWNLSVDLAIEMGARIGEIEQMCAPLQEAAKAPDAAGTAAFRETWVSMADRLCGLAEEDEAKGRLLSAGEKYRRAASYLITAERLQAHNAPGRMAIYRRELDLFLKGSQLMGDPVQRVEIPYEGQHLSALYTPADNLQPGERAPVLVQLNGLDSTKEMKHLVGLPLWLAKRGISSLVVDQPGTGEALRLQGLTARFDTEHWASRVVDWLEQHPAVDPKRIGCEGVSLGGYYCPRAVAMEPRFACGVAWGANHDWRDVQKRRLEKEGDFPVPHYWAHVCWVWGAKDVDDFMRIAEDVHLDGMVEKIKVPFLVTHGEKDSQIPLKWAHRTYEQLVNSPKRELKVFTEREGGAQHASFDNSINAGHYIADWVAEALGGRTACNTV comes from the coding sequence ATGTTCAAGTACTTTCCCACCAACTACGTCTGGAACCTCTCGGTCGATCTCGCGATCGAGATGGGCGCGCGCATCGGCGAGATCGAGCAGATGTGTGCCCCCTTGCAGGAGGCCGCCAAGGCGCCCGACGCTGCGGGCACCGCGGCCTTCCGCGAGACCTGGGTGAGCATGGCCGACCGGCTCTGCGGCCTGGCCGAAGAGGACGAGGCCAAGGGCCGTTTGTTGTCCGCTGGCGAAAAATACCGCCGCGCGGCCAGCTACCTGATCACCGCCGAGCGCCTGCAGGCGCACAACGCACCCGGCCGCATGGCGATCTACCGCCGCGAACTCGACCTGTTCCTCAAAGGTTCCCAGCTGATGGGCGACCCGGTCCAGCGGGTCGAGATCCCGTATGAGGGTCAGCACCTCTCGGCCCTCTACACCCCCGCTGACAACCTCCAGCCCGGCGAACGCGCTCCGGTCCTGGTGCAGCTCAACGGCCTCGATTCGACCAAGGAGATGAAGCACCTGGTCGGCCTGCCGCTGTGGCTGGCCAAGCGCGGCATCTCGTCGCTGGTGGTGGACCAGCCCGGCACCGGCGAGGCGCTGCGCCTGCAGGGACTGACCGCGCGCTTCGACACCGAACACTGGGCCAGCCGCGTGGTCGACTGGCTGGAGCAGCACCCCGCCGTGGACCCCAAGCGCATCGGCTGCGAAGGCGTGTCGCTGGGCGGCTACTACTGCCCACGCGCCGTGGCCATGGAGCCGCGTTTTGCCTGCGGCGTGGCCTGGGGCGCCAACCACGACTGGCGCGACGTGCAGAAGCGCCGGCTGGAGAAAGAGGGCGACTTCCCGGTGCCGCATTACTGGGCCCACGTGTGCTGGGTCTGGGGCGCCAAGGACGTGGACGATTTCATGCGCATCGCCGAAGACGTGCACCTGGACGGCATGGTCGAAAAGATCAAGGTGCCGTTCCTGGTGACGCACGGTGAGAAGGACTCGCAGATCCCGCTGAAGTGGGCGCACCGCACCTACGAGCAACTGGTCAACAGCCCGAAGCGCGAACTCAAGGTCTTCACCGAGCGCGAAGGTGGCGCGCAGCACGCCAGCTTCGACAACAGCATCAACGCCGGCCACTACATCGCCGACTGGGTGGCCGAAGCCCTGGGCGGCCGCACGGCCTGCAACACGGTATGA
- a CDS encoding cyclase family protein, producing MKPQRRFVDLSIYLENDVLSDPPPLAPKITYQKHADTLPEFMAMIPGTQPEDYPDGEAAAAEWVTLTTHNGTHLDAPWHFHSTQDAKNGGARPSITIDEVPLAWCFQPGVKLDFRHFPDGYVATAADVAAELQRIGHTLEPLDIVVVNTRAGSRYGHSDYLGAGCGMGYEATMYLLERGVRLTGTDAWSWDAPFSYTAQRVAETGNKALIWEGHKAGRDIGYCHLEKLHNLEALPATGFTISCFPHKIRGASAGWTRAVAIFEDGTP from the coding sequence ATGAAGCCGCAACGCCGTTTCGTCGACCTCTCCATCTACCTGGAGAACGACGTGCTGTCGGACCCGCCGCCGCTGGCGCCGAAGATCACCTACCAGAAGCACGCCGACACGTTGCCCGAGTTCATGGCCATGATCCCGGGCACCCAGCCCGAGGACTACCCCGATGGCGAGGCCGCGGCCGCCGAGTGGGTGACGCTCACCACACACAACGGCACCCACCTCGATGCGCCCTGGCACTTCCATTCCACGCAGGACGCGAAGAACGGCGGTGCGCGGCCCAGCATCACCATCGACGAAGTGCCGCTGGCGTGGTGCTTTCAGCCAGGTGTGAAGCTGGACTTTCGCCACTTCCCCGACGGCTACGTGGCCACCGCGGCCGACGTGGCCGCCGAACTGCAGCGCATCGGCCACACGCTGGAGCCGCTGGACATCGTGGTGGTCAACACCCGCGCCGGCAGCCGCTACGGCCACAGCGACTACCTGGGCGCCGGCTGCGGCATGGGCTACGAGGCCACCATGTACCTGCTGGAGCGCGGCGTGCGCCTGACCGGCACCGACGCCTGGAGCTGGGACGCGCCGTTCTCGTACACCGCCCAGCGCGTGGCCGAGACCGGCAACAAGGCCCTGATCTGGGAAGGCCACAAGGCGGGCCGCGACATCGGCTACTGCCATCTGGAGAAGCTGCACAACCTTGAAGCCTTGCCGGCCACGGGTTTCACCATCAGCTGTTTTCCACACAAGATCCGCGGCGCCTCGGCCGGCTGGACGCGTGCGGTCGCCATCTTTGAGGACGGAACCCCATGA
- a CDS encoding FAD-dependent oxidoreductase, with translation MNPSRILIIGGGFSGMSAAIQLRRQGHEVDLVEIDPGWRSYGAGISLGGATLRAFRTLGILEAFLEQGSATDGVHLCLPHGPKVAELPTPRIAGADVPGGGGIMRPVLARILAEATRASGANVFLGCSFTTIDQDADGVDVGFTDGQRRRYDLVIGADGLYSKVRETLFPQAPQPRYSGQAVWRAVLPRPPEIETATMWMGPRIKPGVNPVSKTEMYLFVTEPRPTNDHVDPASFAEHLRGLLADFPAPVLQAIREQIGPDSQIVYRPLEGLLMPRPWFSGRVVLIGDTVHATTPHLASGACIGIEDALVLAEELGRAAEVGEALAAFEARRWERCRMVVQNSARLGEIEVAGGDKEEHARIMRESLMALAQPI, from the coding sequence ATGAACCCCTCGCGCATCCTCATCATCGGCGGCGGCTTTTCCGGCATGTCGGCCGCCATCCAGTTGCGCCGGCAAGGCCATGAGGTCGACCTCGTCGAGATCGATCCTGGCTGGCGCAGCTACGGCGCCGGCATCAGCCTGGGCGGCGCGACCCTGCGCGCCTTTCGCACGCTCGGCATCCTGGAAGCCTTCCTGGAGCAGGGCAGCGCCACCGACGGCGTGCACCTGTGCCTGCCCCACGGCCCCAAGGTGGCCGAGCTGCCCACGCCGCGCATCGCCGGGGCCGATGTGCCCGGTGGCGGTGGCATCATGCGGCCGGTGCTGGCGCGCATCCTGGCTGAGGCCACGCGGGCCTCGGGCGCGAATGTGTTTCTGGGTTGCAGCTTCACCACCATCGATCAGGACGCCGACGGTGTGGACGTCGGCTTCACCGACGGCCAGCGGCGCCGCTACGACCTGGTGATCGGTGCCGATGGCCTGTATTCGAAAGTGCGCGAGACCCTGTTCCCGCAGGCGCCCCAGCCGCGGTACAGCGGGCAGGCCGTGTGGCGCGCCGTGCTGCCGCGCCCGCCCGAAATCGAAACCGCCACCATGTGGATGGGCCCGCGCATCAAACCCGGTGTGAACCCGGTGTCGAAGACGGAGATGTACCTCTTCGTCACCGAGCCGCGCCCCACCAACGACCACGTCGACCCCGCCAGCTTCGCCGAGCACCTGCGCGGCCTGCTGGCCGACTTCCCCGCGCCCGTGCTGCAGGCCATTCGCGAGCAGATCGGCCCCGACTCGCAGATCGTCTACCGCCCGCTCGAAGGCCTGCTGATGCCGCGCCCCTGGTTCAGCGGCCGCGTGGTGCTGATCGGCGACACGGTGCACGCCACCACGCCCCACCTGGCCTCGGGCGCCTGCATCGGCATCGAAGACGCGCTGGTGCTGGCCGAAGAGCTGGGCCGGGCAGCCGAGGTGGGCGAGGCCCTGGCCGCGTTCGAGGCCCGGCGCTGGGAGCGCTGCCGCATGGTGGTGCAGAACTCGGCCCGCCTGGGCGAGATCGAGGTCGCCGGTGGCGACAAGGAAGAACACGCCCGCATCATGCGCGAGTCGCTGATGGCGCTGGCGCAACCCATCTGA
- a CDS encoding nuclear transport factor 2 family protein produces MNHAWLYRFLLSPSLVMCVVSTALAAESPDAVFDRYVAAVHAGDMATVRALIAPDVERSDYVGCRPEMDNPACLAHYVETTVVQPKARFTVLRRQLDGDTVSARLEVRSPWHSKAGIERIVGTDIVRVRNGLIHGFRFVPDFGDESTAIFFGSLGIGPRAAKTPSK; encoded by the coding sequence ATGAACCACGCCTGGTTGTACCGTTTCCTGTTGTCCCCCTCCCTGGTCATGTGCGTGGTGTCCACCGCCCTCGCCGCAGAGTCGCCCGACGCCGTGTTCGACCGCTACGTCGCCGCCGTGCACGCGGGCGACATGGCAACGGTGCGCGCCCTGATCGCGCCCGACGTCGAGCGCTCCGACTACGTCGGGTGCCGCCCGGAGATGGACAACCCGGCGTGCCTGGCGCACTACGTCGAGACCACCGTCGTGCAGCCGAAGGCGCGGTTCACCGTCCTGCGCCGCCAGCTCGATGGCGACACCGTCAGCGCCAGGCTGGAGGTGCGCAGCCCCTGGCATTCCAAGGCCGGCATCGAGCGCATCGTGGGCACCGACATCGTGCGCGTGCGCAACGGCCTGATCCACGGCTTCCGCTTTGTGCCCGACTTCGGCGACGAGTCCACCGCCATCTTCTTCGGCTCGCTGGGCATCGGCCCGCGCGCCGCCAAAACCCCTTCCAAGTGA
- a CDS encoding VOC family protein → MNIIGLDALVFGVDDLAACRQYLIDYGLRDAGHGRFEALDGTAVVIRAKDDPTLPPSLGTASLLRETVYGVADEATLQAIATELSRDRAVMHEDGVVRSHDDMGFALAFQVSVRRPLDLPAETVNAPGAPVQRPANAVGVDPNAPALPRTLSHVVYFVPDVAQAEAFYVKRLGFVCTDRFTGVGPFLRPAGTLEHHTFFMIQTPPFMKGCEHFTFHMGGPTELMLAGARFVEKGYQSFWGPGRHKFGSNWFWYFNSPLGCHIEYDADMDLHDDSWAEREVPMSADASQLFLFQHRENWAPSGPPPGVGKPAVGAEH, encoded by the coding sequence ATGAACATCATCGGACTCGACGCCCTGGTCTTTGGCGTGGACGATCTCGCCGCCTGCCGCCAGTACCTCATCGACTACGGCCTGCGCGATGCCGGCCACGGCCGCTTCGAAGCCCTCGACGGCACAGCCGTGGTCATCCGCGCCAAGGACGACCCGACCCTGCCGCCCAGCCTGGGCACCGCCAGCCTGCTGCGCGAAACCGTCTACGGCGTGGCCGATGAGGCCACGCTGCAGGCAATCGCCACCGAGCTGTCGCGCGACCGCGCGGTGATGCACGAGGACGGTGTGGTGCGCTCGCACGACGACATGGGCTTTGCGCTGGCCTTTCAGGTCAGCGTGCGCCGCCCGCTGGACCTGCCCGCCGAAACCGTGAACGCGCCGGGGGCACCGGTGCAGCGGCCGGCCAACGCCGTCGGCGTGGACCCCAACGCGCCTGCCCTGCCGCGCACGCTGTCGCACGTGGTCTATTTCGTGCCGGACGTGGCCCAGGCGGAAGCGTTCTACGTCAAGCGCCTGGGCTTCGTCTGCACCGACCGCTTCACCGGCGTCGGCCCCTTCCTGCGCCCCGCCGGCACGCTGGAACACCACACCTTCTTCATGATCCAGACCCCGCCCTTCATGAAAGGCTGCGAACACTTCACCTTCCACATGGGCGGCCCCACCGAGCTGATGCTGGCCGGCGCGCGTTTCGTCGAGAAGGGTTACCAGAGCTTCTGGGGGCCGGGGCGCCACAAGTTCGGCAGCAACTGGTTCTGGTACTTCAACTCGCCGCTGGGCTGCCACATCGAGTACGACGCCGACATGGATCTGCACGACGACAGCTGGGCCGAACGCGAAGTGCCCATGAGCGCCGACGCCTCGCAGCTGTTCCTGTTCCAGCACCGCGAAAACTGGGCGCCGTCGGGCCCGCCGCCTGGTGTTGGCAAGCCCGCGGTCGGCGCGGAGCACTGA